One stretch of Pandoraea oxalativorans DNA includes these proteins:
- a CDS encoding anti-sigma factor, protein MNTPAHSDDDLRCAEYVLGVMEADERRTLEQEALANPQVQARLAFWQDRLSPLVEDLLQEAPPDRVWRRVEQAIRPTQPSAATRAMPRATPVGLWDSLPLWRWLGIGASVAALVLLAVALKFALPGGTSTPSVSLSYRVATIARQDGVAHWTATLASQQDRLLIVPATRPTIAENKVTELWLVQGDAKPVPLGVFDPAQTVTIPLSRTTAAALRGAAAVLAVSLEPPGGSPTGQPTGPVIATGALHPA, encoded by the coding sequence ATGAACACGCCCGCGCATTCCGACGACGACCTGCGTTGCGCCGAGTACGTGCTTGGTGTGATGGAGGCGGACGAACGTCGCACGCTGGAGCAGGAGGCACTGGCGAATCCGCAAGTGCAGGCGCGACTCGCGTTCTGGCAGGACCGTCTTTCACCGCTCGTCGAAGACTTGCTGCAGGAAGCACCGCCGGATCGGGTGTGGCGGCGTGTCGAGCAGGCGATCCGGCCGACGCAACCGAGTGCTGCGACCCGCGCGATGCCCCGTGCAACGCCGGTTGGGCTTTGGGACTCTCTGCCTCTGTGGCGATGGCTGGGCATCGGCGCGAGCGTTGCAGCGCTGGTGTTGCTCGCCGTGGCGCTCAAGTTCGCCTTGCCGGGGGGCACGTCGACGCCATCCGTCTCGCTCAGCTATCGCGTGGCGACCATCGCACGGCAGGATGGCGTTGCTCACTGGACTGCGACCCTCGCGTCGCAGCAAGATCGACTGCTCATCGTCCCTGCCACTCGGCCAACGATTGCCGAGAACAAGGTGACCGAGCTGTGGCTGGTACAGGGCGACGCCAAGCCCGTCCCGCTCGGTGTTTTCGATCCCGCGCAAACGGTGACGATCCCGCTGTCTCGTACGACGGCCGCCGCGTTGCGCGGCGCCGCTGCCGTTCTCGCGGTCTCCCTTGAGCCGCCAGGCGGATCTCCGACCGGGCAGCCGACCGGCCCGGTCATCGCGACAGGGGCGCTTCATCCGGCTTGA
- a CDS encoding LysR family transcriptional regulator yields the protein MLDRIHLSIVQEVEKQGSLTAAAGVLHVTQSALSHSMKKLEQQLGTNIWLREGRSLRLTQAGQYLLAVANRVLPQLDLAEERLQQFAQGERGALRIGMECHPCYQWLLKVVSPYLAAWPDVDVDVKQKFQFGGIGALFGYEIDLLVTPDPLDKPGLVFEPVFDYEQVLVVASNHKLANEAYIKPRQLTHEVLVAYPVPIDRLDIYNMFLTPAGITPKRHKPIETTDIMMQMVASGRGVAALPRWLVLEYAHKMDVVPVQLGKNGIAKHIYLGAREADLGTDYLRAFIEQAKRPAEI from the coding sequence ATGCTTGACCGTATCCATTTGTCCATCGTTCAGGAGGTGGAAAAGCAGGGGTCGCTGACCGCCGCCGCAGGTGTGCTGCACGTGACGCAGTCGGCGTTGAGTCACAGCATGAAGAAGCTCGAGCAGCAACTGGGCACCAACATCTGGTTGCGCGAAGGCCGGAGTCTGCGTCTGACGCAAGCCGGTCAATATCTACTGGCGGTGGCCAACCGGGTGCTGCCGCAACTGGATCTGGCCGAAGAACGCTTGCAGCAGTTCGCGCAGGGAGAGCGGGGCGCGCTGCGCATCGGCATGGAATGCCACCCTTGCTATCAGTGGCTGCTCAAAGTCGTGTCGCCCTATCTGGCCGCATGGCCGGACGTCGATGTCGACGTCAAACAGAAATTTCAGTTCGGTGGCATCGGCGCGCTGTTCGGTTACGAGATCGATCTGCTGGTCACGCCCGATCCGCTGGACAAGCCCGGCCTTGTCTTCGAGCCGGTGTTCGATTACGAACAGGTTCTCGTCGTTGCCAGCAACCACAAGCTGGCCAATGAGGCGTACATCAAGCCCAGGCAACTGACTCATGAGGTGCTGGTGGCTTATCCGGTGCCGATCGACCGTCTGGACATCTACAACATGTTCCTCACACCGGCGGGCATTACGCCGAAGCGCCATAAACCCATCGAAACCACCGACATCATGATGCAGATGGTCGCGAGCGGTCGTGGCGTGGCGGCGCTACCTCGCTGGCTGGTGCTTGAGTACGCGCACAAGATGGACGTGGTGCCCGTCCAACTGGGCAAGAACGGTATCGCCAAGCACATCTATCTGGGCGCTCGCGAGGCCGATTTGGGAACCGACTATCTGCGCGCCTTTATCGAGCAGGCGAAGCGGCCCGCCGAGATCTGA
- a CDS encoding DUF1852 domain-containing protein produces MSQDFTFAIKRMSFDEDYRPSDNTRITTNFANLARGSSRQENLRNTLQMIDNRFNALAHWDNPKGDRYTVKLDIVSVEMRIGGESNGSALPLIEILNTRIFDKKNNVHIDGMVGNNFSSYVRDYDFSVLLLAYNKDQPTFGTPENFGDLHGKLFKSFVNSDAYKANFNKQPVICLSVSSTRTYRRTANVHPVLGVEYLQDEYSLTDEYFAKMGLKVRYFMPRNSVAPLAFYFSGDLPGDYTDLELISTISTMDTFQKIYRPEIYNANSAAGESYRPSLKHQDYSLTRIVYDREERSRLAIEQGKFVEEHFVKPYRATLDQWSANYAH; encoded by the coding sequence ATGAGTCAAGATTTCACATTCGCCATCAAGCGCATGAGTTTCGACGAGGACTATCGCCCGTCGGACAATACGCGCATCACGACCAACTTCGCCAATCTGGCCCGTGGCAGCAGCCGCCAGGAAAACCTGCGCAATACTCTCCAGATGATCGACAACCGTTTCAATGCGCTGGCGCATTGGGACAATCCGAAGGGCGATCGTTACACCGTCAAGCTCGACATCGTTTCCGTCGAAATGCGCATTGGCGGTGAAAGCAACGGCAGCGCGCTTCCGCTGATCGAAATATTGAACACCCGAATTTTCGATAAGAAGAACAACGTGCATATCGACGGCATGGTGGGGAATAACTTCTCCTCCTATGTGCGCGATTACGACTTCAGCGTGCTCTTGCTGGCGTACAACAAGGACCAGCCGACATTCGGCACGCCGGAGAATTTCGGCGATCTGCATGGCAAGCTGTTCAAGTCGTTCGTGAATTCGGACGCTTACAAAGCCAACTTCAACAAGCAGCCTGTCATTTGTCTGAGCGTATCGAGCACGCGCACCTACCGTAGAACGGCCAATGTGCACCCTGTGCTGGGCGTCGAATACTTGCAGGACGAGTATTCGCTGACCGACGAATACTTCGCGAAGATGGGCTTGAAGGTTCGCTATTTCATGCCCCGCAATAGCGTCGCACCGTTGGCTTTCTATTTCTCCGGCGATTTGCCGGGCGACTACACGGATCTCGAACTGATCAGCACCATCAGCACGATGGACACGTTCCAGAAGATCTATCGCCCTGAGATTTACAACGCGAATTCCGCCGCAGGGGAATCCTATCGGCCGAGTCTGAAGCATCAGGATTACTCGCTGACTCGCATTGTCTACGATCGGGAAGAACGTAGCCGTCTGGCTATCGAGCAGGGAAAGTTTGTCGAGGAGCACTTCGTCAAACCCTACCGCGCCACGCTTGATCAGTGGTCCGCTAACTACGCTCATTGA
- a CDS encoding methionine synthase, with amino-acid sequence MKKLLPTSTAGSLPKPSWLAEPEKLWSPWKLEGEELVQGKQDALRLSLQEQQHAGIDIVSDGEQTRQHFVTTFIEHLSGVDFNNRQTVRIRDRYDASVPTVVGAVARQKPVFVEDAKFLRAQTQQPIKWALPGPMTMIDTLYDDHYKSREKLAWEFAKILNEEAKELEAAGVDIIQFDEPAFNVFFDEVNEWGVATLERAIEGLKCETAVHICYGYGIKANTDWKKSLGTEWRQYEEAFPKLQKSSIDMISLECHNSHVPIDLIELIRGKKVMVGAIDVASDTIETPEEVAGTLRKALKFVDADKLFPCTNCGMAPLSRAVARGKLAALSAGAEIVRRELSN; translated from the coding sequence GTGAAAAAATTGTTGCCGACTTCGACTGCTGGTAGTTTGCCCAAACCGTCCTGGCTCGCAGAACCCGAGAAACTCTGGTCGCCCTGGAAACTGGAAGGCGAAGAATTGGTTCAGGGCAAGCAAGATGCGCTGCGTCTGTCTCTGCAAGAGCAGCAACACGCGGGTATCGATATCGTCAGCGATGGCGAGCAAACGCGTCAGCATTTCGTGACGACGTTTATCGAACACCTGAGCGGCGTCGACTTCAACAACCGTCAGACCGTACGAATTCGCGACCGCTACGACGCGAGTGTGCCGACGGTCGTGGGCGCTGTCGCCCGCCAGAAGCCGGTGTTCGTCGAAGACGCGAAGTTCTTGCGCGCGCAGACCCAGCAACCGATCAAGTGGGCGCTACCCGGCCCAATGACGATGATCGACACGCTGTACGACGATCACTACAAGAGCCGCGAAAAGCTGGCGTGGGAATTCGCCAAGATTCTCAATGAGGAAGCGAAGGAATTGGAAGCGGCAGGCGTCGACATCATTCAGTTCGACGAACCGGCATTCAACGTCTTCTTCGACGAAGTCAACGAATGGGGCGTGGCGACGCTGGAGCGCGCCATCGAAGGGCTCAAGTGCGAAACCGCCGTTCACATTTGCTACGGCTATGGCATCAAGGCCAATACGGACTGGAAGAAGTCGCTGGGCACGGAGTGGCGTCAGTATGAAGAAGCCTTCCCGAAGCTGCAGAAATCGAGCATCGACATGATCTCGCTGGAATGCCACAACTCGCATGTGCCCATCGATCTGATCGAACTCATTCGCGGCAAGAAGGTGATGGTCGGGGCCATTGACGTGGCATCCGACACGATCGAAACGCCGGAAGAAGTGGCTGGCACGCTGCGCAAGGCATTGAAGTTTGTCGATGCCGACAAGCTCTTTCCGTGCACCAACTGCGGCATGGCACCGCTGTCCCGTGCGGTGGCACGCGGCAAGCTGGCGGCACTGAGCGCCGGTGCGGAAATCGTGCGTCGCGAACTGTCGAACTAA
- a CDS encoding flavin reductase family protein, giving the protein MSLPSPAIEPLRFREALGHYASGITIITSHIDDEPLGFTCQSFYSVSTNPPLVSFSVMATSDSYPRIRQAGRFAVNILSEAQAEISNQFARRGTDKWRGVDWQTSPLGNPIIPGSLHWLDCEIYGEYAAGDHVIVIGEVKALDAQGSTANQPLLYFKGQYRNIADHGGV; this is encoded by the coding sequence ATGTCACTTCCGAGTCCGGCCATCGAGCCACTGCGCTTTCGCGAAGCGCTCGGGCACTACGCCTCCGGTATCACGATCATCACGTCGCACATCGACGACGAGCCGCTAGGTTTCACCTGTCAGTCGTTCTATAGCGTGTCGACGAATCCGCCGCTGGTGTCGTTCAGCGTCATGGCCACGTCGGACAGCTATCCCAGGATCCGTCAGGCGGGACGCTTTGCCGTCAACATCCTGTCGGAAGCGCAAGCGGAAATTTCCAACCAGTTCGCCCGACGAGGCACGGACAAATGGCGCGGCGTCGACTGGCAGACTTCGCCGCTGGGCAATCCCATCATTCCGGGAAGTCTGCACTGGCTGGATTGCGAGATCTACGGGGAATACGCCGCAGGCGATCACGTGATTGTGATCGGTGAAGTGAAGGCGTTAGACGCGCAGGGCTCGACAGCGAATCAGCCGTTGCTGTACTTCAAAGGCCAGTATCGAAATATTGCCGACCACGGCGGGGTGTGA
- a CDS encoding MDR family MFS transporter, whose amino-acid sequence MAPSPSTPHSAGQVLPFRQSLVAMLGLCFCTMMVALDQTVVGTALPTIVAELKGFEYYAWVATSYLLTSVITVPIFGRLGDFYGRKRFVMAAIIVFTAASVLCGAANSMPFLVFARALQGVGGGMLVGTAFACVPELFPDPHVRLRWQVMLSSAFGIANAIGPSLGGFLTEAYGWRSVFYVNLPVGLLGIWFIGRHLPQMRAEEHSKASIDWLGAVLITAALGSLQMLVEWLPADGLSRGVVTLAVVLVVSSFALYRWEQRTSHPIVPFEMFRDKSLAPLFVLSVFAGFSMFGLLFYAPLLLQGGFGLSPRETGLLITPLVVCITVGSIVNGRLITRLRNPNVMLYGGFLLLALACAGIITTHRGTSHLLIAAYMFLAGLGLGFVMPNLTVFAQEVAGRAHLGIATALMQSLRMIGGMLGTAIVGTLVNHSYTSRVADALAANEGTRFTSQLSDPQILVNVTAQSDFLMTLAHMGQNGALFIESARTSLVAAIHSGQMVSLAAALAGLWFVRRVPLIRLTRGVKTQPPAGE is encoded by the coding sequence ATGGCTCCCAGTCCTAGCACCCCGCACTCGGCGGGGCAGGTGTTGCCCTTCCGGCAGTCGCTCGTGGCGATGCTCGGCCTTTGTTTCTGCACGATGATGGTGGCACTCGACCAGACAGTGGTCGGGACTGCGCTGCCGACCATCGTCGCGGAACTCAAGGGGTTCGAGTATTACGCGTGGGTCGCGACGTCGTATCTCCTCACCTCAGTCATCACCGTCCCCATCTTCGGACGCCTCGGCGATTTCTACGGCCGCAAGCGCTTCGTCATGGCGGCGATCATCGTCTTTACGGCAGCGTCTGTCCTTTGCGGTGCGGCGAACAGCATGCCATTCCTCGTCTTCGCCCGCGCCCTGCAGGGCGTCGGCGGCGGCATGCTCGTCGGGACCGCGTTCGCCTGCGTGCCGGAACTGTTCCCCGATCCTCACGTGCGTCTGCGCTGGCAGGTCATGCTCAGCTCCGCCTTCGGCATCGCGAATGCCATCGGGCCGTCGCTCGGGGGATTCCTCACCGAAGCCTACGGCTGGCGCTCGGTCTTCTACGTCAATTTGCCCGTCGGTTTGCTCGGCATCTGGTTCATCGGACGCCACTTGCCGCAAATGCGCGCCGAAGAACACAGCAAAGCCAGCATCGACTGGCTCGGCGCAGTGCTCATCACCGCAGCGCTCGGCAGCTTGCAGATGCTCGTCGAATGGTTGCCTGCGGATGGTCTTTCGCGCGGTGTGGTGACGCTGGCCGTTGTGCTGGTCGTCTCGTCGTTCGCGCTCTATCGATGGGAGCAGCGCACCTCGCATCCGATCGTGCCGTTCGAGATGTTCCGCGACAAATCGCTCGCGCCGCTGTTCGTGCTGTCCGTCTTCGCCGGATTCTCGATGTTCGGGCTGCTGTTCTACGCGCCGCTGTTGCTGCAAGGCGGCTTCGGCCTTTCGCCGCGCGAAACCGGTTTGCTCATCACGCCGCTGGTCGTGTGCATCACCGTGGGCAGCATCGTGAACGGGCGTCTGATTACCCGTCTGCGAAATCCGAACGTGATGTTGTATGGCGGCTTCCTGCTGCTCGCGCTGGCCTGCGCAGGCATCATCACGACGCATCGCGGCACTTCGCATCTGCTGATCGCCGCGTACATGTTCCTTGCGGGGCTCGGTCTCGGCTTTGTGATGCCGAACCTGACTGTCTTCGCACAGGAAGTCGCAGGACGTGCGCACCTCGGGATCGCGACCGCACTGATGCAATCGCTGCGCATGATCGGCGGGATGCTTGGCACGGCCATCGTCGGTACGCTCGTGAATCACAGTTATACGTCACGCGTTGCCGATGCGCTGGCGGCCAACGAAGGTACGCGTTTCACGTCGCAACTATCCGATCCGCAGATCCTCGTGAACGTCACGGCGCAAAGCGACTTCCTGATGACGCTCGCGCACATGGGCCAGAACGGCGCGCTGTTTATCGAGTCGGCGCGCACGTCGCTCGTCGCCGCCATTCATAGCGGCCAGATGGTGTCGCTCGCGGCCGCGCTTGCCGGGTTGTGGTTCGTGCGGCGCGTGCCGCTCATTCGTCTGACGCGCGGCGTAAAGACGCAGCCGCCCGCAGGGGAGTGA
- a CDS encoding MarR family winged helix-turn-helix transcriptional regulator — translation MPTALKRNVIQQLSLTYRAMMLAFDAQVGHPLPRWRIILALAERGTCSQKFLAEHCRLDPASLTRQLQSMEALGWLSRATDPDDNRLTNVTLTEAGMAVHDEATPRRQAFFDDTLAGMTPDEIATLESALLHLEAQFKSVASRAKSGASGDMQPKPGTGGEARRRATTAPNATDTTPARKRASKNAS, via the coding sequence ATGCCGACCGCTTTGAAACGTAACGTCATTCAACAATTGAGTCTGACCTACCGCGCGATGATGCTCGCCTTCGACGCGCAGGTCGGACATCCGCTGCCGCGCTGGCGCATCATTCTCGCGCTGGCCGAACGCGGCACCTGCTCGCAGAAGTTTCTTGCCGAACATTGCCGACTGGATCCGGCGTCGCTCACTCGTCAGCTCCAGTCGATGGAGGCGCTCGGCTGGCTGTCGCGCGCGACCGACCCCGACGACAACCGTCTGACGAATGTCACGCTGACGGAGGCGGGCATGGCCGTGCACGACGAGGCGACGCCGCGTCGTCAGGCCTTCTTCGACGACACGCTGGCAGGCATGACGCCGGATGAGATCGCCACGCTGGAGAGCGCGCTCTTGCATCTGGAGGCACAGTTCAAGTCGGTGGCCTCCAGGGCGAAGTCGGGCGCTTCCGGTGACATGCAGCCCAAGCCCGGCACGGGAGGCGAAGCGCGGCGGCGAGCCACTACCGCACCCAATGCTACGGACACGACGCCCGCGCGAAAGCGAGCTTCCAAAAACGCGTCATAG
- a CDS encoding amino acid deaminase gives MSDTNYQHGMIDTLNKGLGALDAPLAPANATGLGWNLLNEDLSLPTAVLYEDKIRHNLAWMQRFVHEYGVKLAPHGKTTMAPKLFRRQLDGGAWGITLATAHQTYVAYHHGVRRVLMANQLVGKRNMTMIADLLKDADFEFFCLVDSAAAVAHLGEFFRARGQTIQVLIELGVTGGRTGVRDAAQQQTVLDALAQYHDAVKLAGVEVYEGVLSTEADIRAFLQRAVGITRELVAAGRVERNPAVLSGAGSAWYDVVADEFAHKDVGAPLDVVLRPGCYLTHDVGIYKAAQAQIATRNPIAKQMRSQLQPALQLWAYVQSIPEPERAIIALGKRDAAFDAGMPEPAQQFRPGESKSPKATPEHWEVTGMMDQHAYLRIAPGDDIRVGDMIAFDISHPCLTFDKWRHLPVVDGDYNVVEIVQTFF, from the coding sequence ATGAGTGATACAAACTATCAGCACGGCATGATCGATACCCTCAACAAGGGTCTGGGTGCGTTGGACGCGCCGCTCGCGCCCGCCAACGCGACCGGTCTGGGCTGGAATTTGCTGAACGAAGACCTGAGCCTGCCGACGGCGGTGCTCTACGAGGACAAGATCCGTCACAACCTCGCGTGGATGCAGCGTTTCGTGCACGAATACGGCGTGAAGCTCGCCCCGCACGGCAAGACGACAATGGCCCCGAAGCTGTTCCGTCGCCAATTGGACGGCGGCGCATGGGGCATCACGCTCGCCACGGCGCATCAAACCTACGTGGCCTATCACCACGGCGTGCGCCGTGTGCTCATGGCGAATCAGCTCGTCGGCAAACGCAACATGACGATGATTGCCGACCTGTTGAAAGACGCCGACTTCGAATTCTTCTGTCTGGTGGACTCGGCGGCTGCGGTGGCGCATCTGGGCGAATTCTTCCGCGCGCGCGGCCAGACGATTCAGGTATTGATCGAACTCGGCGTGACGGGCGGCCGCACGGGCGTGCGCGACGCCGCGCAGCAGCAGACCGTGCTCGATGCGCTCGCGCAGTATCACGACGCCGTCAAACTCGCGGGTGTGGAAGTGTACGAAGGCGTGCTGAGCACAGAAGCCGACATTCGCGCCTTCCTGCAACGCGCGGTGGGCATCACGCGCGAGCTGGTCGCAGCGGGTCGGGTCGAGCGTAACCCTGCCGTGCTCTCGGGCGCGGGTTCTGCATGGTACGACGTGGTCGCTGACGAATTCGCGCACAAGGACGTGGGCGCGCCGCTGGATGTGGTGCTACGTCCCGGCTGCTATCTCACGCACGACGTGGGTATCTACAAGGCGGCGCAGGCACAGATCGCGACGCGCAACCCCATCGCGAAGCAGATGCGCTCGCAATTGCAACCGGCGTTGCAACTGTGGGCGTACGTGCAATCGATTCCCGAACCCGAGCGCGCCATCATCGCGCTGGGCAAGCGCGACGCCGCGTTCGACGCGGGCATGCCCGAACCGGCACAGCAGTTCCGTCCGGGCGAAAGCAAGTCGCCGAAGGCAACCCCGGAGCATTGGGAAGTCACCGGCATGATGGACCAGCACGCCTATTTGCGCATTGCACCGGGCGACGACATCCGCGTGGGCGACATGATTGCGTTCGACATCTCGCACCCTTGCCTGACGTTCGACAAGTGGCGTCACCTGCCGGTCGTCGACGGCGACTACAACGTCGTCGAGATCGTGCAGACGTTCTTCTGA
- a CDS encoding MurR/RpiR family transcriptional regulator has product MAETFDIVTRVAERSDALSQAERKVAQVVLEDVAGAAAASINVLAERAGVSEASVTRFAKAMGCRDVRDLKLRLAQAAVVGQRFLGASAANGQDGGETIDRIADDIQTTLQVHRGLIKPDTVRRAAARLLSARMVYAFGMGGGSSLLADEARYRLVRLGRPVASYQDAVLARMVAGTLGRDDVVLAFSVSGHTPELLSACEIAREYGAQVVAVTATGSPLSALADEVLPIRALETDFIFKPSSSRYAMLLAMDVLATELALLAKPQSQALLRRIKYVLDTHRGGGDRQPLGD; this is encoded by the coding sequence ATGGCCGAAACCTTCGATATCGTGACCCGCGTTGCCGAACGCAGCGACGCCCTGAGTCAGGCAGAACGCAAAGTCGCGCAGGTCGTGCTGGAAGACGTGGCGGGCGCCGCAGCGGCGTCGATCAACGTACTGGCCGAGCGCGCTGGCGTGAGCGAGGCAAGCGTGACCCGATTCGCCAAAGCGATGGGCTGCCGCGATGTACGCGACCTCAAGCTGCGACTGGCGCAGGCGGCGGTCGTCGGCCAGCGCTTTCTCGGCGCGAGCGCGGCTAATGGGCAAGACGGCGGCGAGACCATCGACCGGATTGCCGACGATATTCAGACGACGTTGCAGGTGCATCGCGGACTCATCAAGCCCGACACGGTGCGACGTGCCGCCGCGCGGCTGCTCTCGGCGCGCATGGTGTATGCGTTCGGGATGGGCGGCGGGTCGTCGCTGCTGGCCGACGAGGCGCGCTACCGCCTTGTGCGTCTGGGCCGTCCGGTCGCGAGCTATCAGGACGCCGTGCTGGCCCGCATGGTCGCCGGTACGCTCGGACGCGACGACGTCGTACTCGCCTTCTCGGTGAGCGGTCACACGCCGGAACTGCTGTCCGCCTGCGAAATTGCGCGCGAATACGGGGCACAGGTCGTGGCCGTTACTGCAACGGGGTCGCCGCTGTCCGCGCTCGCCGACGAGGTGTTGCCGATCCGCGCGCTGGAAACCGATTTCATTTTCAAACCGTCGTCGTCGCGTTACGCGATGCTGCTTGCCATGGACGTGCTGGCCACGGAACTGGCGTTGCTCGCCAAGCCGCAGAGTCAGGCGCTGTTGCGACGAATCAAATATGTGCTCGACACACATCGGGGCGGCGGGGATCGCCAGCCTCTGGGAGACTGA
- a CDS encoding N-acyl-D-amino-acid deacylase family protein: MTDRTENLADRTVDTLITDVRLADGSGAPMTDERFDVALRGGRIYAITPAGERPGWQATQVVAGNGNVLSPGFIDVHTHDDTNVVRAPEMTPKLSQGVTTVVVGNCGISASPVTLKGDPPDPMNLLGEASAFRYPTFAAYVDALEKAQPSINVAALIGHTALRNNHMDRLDRPATQAEIEGMRAQLREALAGGALGLSTGLAYANANAAPTEEVLALAEPLAEAGGLYATHLRTEFAEILDALDEAFRIGRHARVPVVVSHLKCAGVDNWGRSTEILEALDKAQRYQPVGCDCYPYTASSSTLDLKQVTDDFDILVTWSQAHPDQGGKLLATIAADWGVDLMEAAKRLQPAGAVYHCMEEDDVRRILRHPATVVGSDGLPNDPLPHPRLWGAFPRVLGRYSREQALFPLAEAVHKMTGLSAERFGLSERGFVREGYWADLVLFDPATVADAATFTDPMQPAYGISAVWVNGVLSWQDRAPTQNARAGRFVRRGTPQPVL; this comes from the coding sequence ATGACTGACCGCACCGAAAATCTGGCCGATCGCACGGTCGATACGCTGATCACCGACGTCCGTCTGGCCGACGGCTCCGGCGCGCCCATGACGGACGAGCGCTTCGACGTGGCGCTGCGCGGTGGCCGCATCTATGCAATTACGCCAGCGGGCGAGCGCCCGGGCTGGCAAGCGACGCAAGTCGTCGCGGGCAACGGCAACGTACTGAGCCCCGGCTTCATCGACGTGCATACGCACGACGACACCAACGTCGTGCGTGCGCCGGAAATGACGCCGAAGCTGTCGCAAGGTGTGACGACCGTCGTCGTCGGCAACTGCGGCATTAGCGCGTCGCCGGTCACCCTCAAGGGCGATCCGCCCGATCCGATGAACTTGCTGGGCGAGGCGAGCGCGTTCCGGTACCCGACCTTCGCGGCCTATGTCGACGCGCTGGAGAAGGCGCAACCGTCGATCAACGTGGCGGCGCTGATCGGTCACACGGCCCTGCGCAACAACCATATGGACCGTCTCGACCGGCCTGCGACGCAAGCCGAAATCGAAGGCATGCGCGCGCAACTTCGCGAAGCGCTGGCGGGCGGCGCGCTGGGCTTGTCGACGGGACTGGCTTACGCGAACGCGAATGCTGCGCCGACCGAGGAAGTCCTCGCGCTGGCCGAACCGCTGGCTGAAGCGGGCGGTCTTTACGCTACGCACTTGCGTACCGAGTTCGCCGAGATTCTCGACGCACTCGACGAAGCCTTCCGCATCGGACGTCACGCACGCGTGCCGGTGGTCGTCTCGCACCTGAAGTGTGCGGGCGTCGACAACTGGGGACGCAGCACCGAAATCCTCGAAGCACTCGACAAGGCGCAGCGCTATCAGCCGGTGGGCTGCGACTGCTATCCATACACGGCGAGTTCGTCGACGCTCGATCTCAAGCAAGTCACCGACGACTTCGACATTCTCGTCACGTGGTCGCAGGCGCATCCCGATCAGGGCGGCAAGCTGCTCGCGACGATTGCCGCCGACTGGGGCGTCGATCTGATGGAGGCGGCGAAGCGTCTGCAACCGGCCGGCGCGGTGTATCACTGCATGGAAGAAGATGATGTGCGCCGTATTCTGCGTCACCCTGCGACGGTGGTCGGCTCCGACGGGTTGCCCAACGACCCGTTGCCGCACCCGCGTCTGTGGGGCGCGTTCCCGCGCGTGCTGGGGCGCTACAGCCGCGAGCAGGCATTGTTCCCGTTGGCGGAAGCCGTCCACAAGATGACGGGGCTCTCCGCCGAGCGTTTCGGTCTGAGCGAGCGCGGATTTGTGCGCGAAGGATATTGGGCCGATCTGGTGTTGTTCGATCCGGCGACCGTGGCTGACGCCGCGACGTTTACCGATCCGATGCAACCCGCGTATGGCATTTCGGCGGTGTGGGTCAACGGGGTGCTCTCGTGGCAGGACCGCGCACCGACGCAGAACGCGCGCGCCGGACGCTTTGTGCGTCGTGGCACGCCGCAGCCGGTGCTGTGA
- a CDS encoding RidA family protein, translating to MKRYGVEGGQGTGGQRMPFARATEADGFLFVSGQTPMKDGEVIDGGIVAQSHQAIQNMIAILTEAGYGTEHVMRIGVWLDDPRDFASFNKVFKEYFGDHPPARACVVSSMVIDCKVEVDCVAYKKPTA from the coding sequence ATCAAACGATATGGCGTGGAAGGCGGGCAAGGCACCGGTGGCCAGCGCATGCCCTTTGCACGCGCGACCGAGGCCGACGGCTTCCTGTTCGTCTCGGGACAGACCCCGATGAAAGACGGCGAAGTGATCGACGGGGGCATCGTCGCCCAGTCGCATCAGGCGATTCAGAACATGATCGCGATTCTGACCGAGGCCGGTTACGGCACCGAGCACGTCATGCGTATCGGCGTGTGGCTGGACGATCCGCGCGACTTCGCGTCGTTCAACAAGGTGTTCAAGGAGTACTTCGGGGATCATCCGCCCGCACGCGCCTGTGTCGTGTCGAGCATGGTCATCGACTGCAAGGTGGAAGTGGACTGCGTGGCGTACAAGAAGCCGACTGCGTAA